A window from Macaca nemestrina isolate mMacNem1 chromosome 8, mMacNem.hap1, whole genome shotgun sequence encodes these proteins:
- the LOC105475999 gene encoding oxidation resistance protein 1 isoform X12, translating into MSRLWYGKKGRRHQPINHKYTLITTREDINSKQVAPVKADLESESFRPNLSDPSELLLPDQIEKLTKHLPPRTIGYPWTLVYGTGKHGTSLKTLYRTMTGLDTPVLMVIKDSDGQVFGALASEPFKVSDGFYGTGETFVFTFCPEFEVFKWTGDNMFFIKGDMDSLAFGGGGGEFALWLDGDLYHGRSHSCKTFGNRTLSKKEDFFIQDIEIWAFE; encoded by the exons ATGTCTCGTCTCTGGTAtgggaaaaaagggagaagacaTCAACCAATTAATCATAAATACACTCTG ATTACTACAAGGGAAGACATAAATTCAAAGCAGGTTGCTCCAGTGAAAGCAGACCTGGAGTCTGAATCTTTTCGACCAAACCTAAGTGATCCCAGTGAACTTTTACTGCCAGATCAAATTGAAAAG cttaCCAAGCATCTTCCACCAAGAACAATTGGCTATCCATGGACTCTTGTTTATGGTACTGGAAAACATGGCACAAGCTTGAAAACTCTTTATCGAACAATGACAGGTTTAGACACCCCAGTGCTGATGGTGATTAAAGACAGTGATGGACAG GTTTTTGGTGCATTAGCATCTGAGCCATTTAAAGTGAGTGATGGCTTTTATGGTACTGGAGAGACCTTTGTTTTCACGTTCTGTCCAGAGTTTGAG gTCTTTAAGTGGACAGGAGATAATATGTTTTTTATCAAAGGAGACATGGATTCACTAGCTTTCGGTGGTGGAGG AGGAGAATTTGCTCTTTGGCTTGATGGAGATCTCTACCATGGAAGAAGCCATTCTTGTAAAACGTTTGGGAATCGTACACTTTCTAAGAAGGAAGATTTCTTTATCCAAGATATTGAAATCTGGGCTTTTGAATAA
- the LOC105475999 gene encoding oxidation resistance protein 1 isoform X11, translated as MSRLWYGKKGRRHQPINHKYTLVVSVAEYHRRIDALNTEELRTLCRRLQITTREDINSKQVAPVKADLESESFRPNLSDPSELLLPDQIEKLTKHLPPRTIGYPWTLVYGTGKHGTSLKTLYRTMTGLDTPVLMVIKDSDGQVFGALASEPFKVSDGFYGTGETFVFTFCPEFEVFKWTGDNMFFIKGDMDSLAFGGGGGEFALWLDGDLYHGRSHSCKTFGNRTLSKKEDFFIQDIEIWAFE; from the exons ATGTCTCGTCTCTGGTAtgggaaaaaagggagaagacaTCAACCAATTAATCATAAATACACTCTG GTAGTGTCAGTGGCTGAGTATCACCGCAGGATCGATGCTCTAAATACTGAAGAACTGCGCACACTCTGCAGACGCCTCCAG ATTACTACAAGGGAAGACATAAATTCAAAGCAGGTTGCTCCAGTGAAAGCAGACCTGGAGTCTGAATCTTTTCGACCAAACCTAAGTGATCCCAGTGAACTTTTACTGCCAGATCAAATTGAAAAG cttaCCAAGCATCTTCCACCAAGAACAATTGGCTATCCATGGACTCTTGTTTATGGTACTGGAAAACATGGCACAAGCTTGAAAACTCTTTATCGAACAATGACAGGTTTAGACACCCCAGTGCTGATGGTGATTAAAGACAGTGATGGACAG GTTTTTGGTGCATTAGCATCTGAGCCATTTAAAGTGAGTGATGGCTTTTATGGTACTGGAGAGACCTTTGTTTTCACGTTCTGTCCAGAGTTTGAG gTCTTTAAGTGGACAGGAGATAATATGTTTTTTATCAAAGGAGACATGGATTCACTAGCTTTCGGTGGTGGAGG AGGAGAATTTGCTCTTTGGCTTGATGGAGATCTCTACCATGGAAGAAGCCATTCTTGTAAAACGTTTGGGAATCGTACACTTTCTAAGAAGGAAGATTTCTTTATCCAAGATATTGAAATCTGGGCTTTTGAATAA